Part of the Ochotona princeps isolate mOchPri1 chromosome 15, mOchPri1.hap1, whole genome shotgun sequence genome, CGTATTTATTTAGTCGTTGAGTATTCACAGCAACCCAATGGAGTACCTATTGTTATTAGCCCCACTTGACAGTTGATAACCAGGCACACAAAAGCCATGTGTGCAAAGTCAAAGAGCCAGTGAGTGGTgggagctggggcccaagcaggtGCACTGGCTGCATGCAGGCTAGCTACAGAGGAAAGGATTGAAAATGCGTGGTATAGCCTGGCAATTGCTCACCTCAGGTAATTCCCCTTCCCTAGACTAGCTTgtctagagagaaagagagagagagagagaattcaatgCCAATGAAATATATCAACTATCACTTCTTGCTGAGTCTAGCAGTTGTCTCTCTTGTCCCTGTCATTCCACGTGAGTCTCATGGGTCGGTCACATCCTGAAGAGTCtctctcccatgggtgctgtggctggtGTGGAAATGGCTGAGTGCTTGAGAACAATGACCCACTGGCCAGCAAGGGTCCTTCACTCATCCTGTGTTGGCTTGGAGGGAGAGCTCTCGACCTGACAAGGCCTACCTGTCCGGGCAGATGCCCAAGGCTTACCTGGAGAGGCTTGCTGAAAACACAGACCCTCATGTTTTCTCCCTGAAGATTTGCCTTCATAGGCCTGAGGTAAGAGTCAGGTCTAGATGTTTCTGTCCTCAGACTATACTCCTGGATCAGGAGTCCATTTGTGTGATGTCTGTCTGATGTTAGGAGCTGAACTTGCAGAGCAAGTTACCTGCCCCTCCCTTGGTGGGGGGCACTGAGAAGTCAGCAGGGAAGTGTGGGATAGGTCAGGGGAGTGGGAGGATAGGCAGgagtgggaggctggggagcAGAGAGTGGTGGGAGGGTACGAAGTTAGACCAGGCAGTGGGGGCAGTGTGGGGAGAGGTCCTGGGTGTGAACTGGATGTCCGACAGAGCACACTGTCTTCTTCCAGGACGAATAGGATTCTCATGCTGACTCTGTTTCCTTTTGGATCCAGGTTAAGGATGGTGGGTGCAATATTGGGGTGAACCTGACCCCTGTGtggtcctctcctctcctctccccaagcTTTGCATGTGCAGGCACTGCGGTCTCATGAGCCTCTCCTTCCCCAGGGATTTATTTCCTTCCCACTCTGGTAGCCCACACTCCAGACCTGTGTGGATGGCGGCCTTCTCCTAGCTGGGGTGTTGGCTAAGTGGTACCCACAGGGTCAGAATGCTTCTCCTTCCGGCCCCCACGACTTGGCCTCTTGGAAGAGATGGGCACAGGTAAACAGAGGACCACACCCCATGGTGTGGAGCAGAGGTGGTAGTGGGAGAGATAGGCTAAGCCCCCACACTGTGTTTAAAGTCAAGTCCTCCTGCTGTTTCCCTAAGACCCTTGGGAGAACCACACGAGGAAGGGAGGGAACAGAGAGCCCTCTTTCATCAGCTGGGGCAAATTTGGGTGATTAAGTCAAGAGAGCAAAAAAACCATTTGGGCCCAGAGGATTAGCTTTGAGGTGTGTTGGGAACCAAGAAGCAACTTACCGCCTGCGAGGCAAACCAAGCCCAAGGCGCCTCCCAGCTAATTGCCTGCCTCTCCTCTGCCAAGCCAGACTTTCAGAATATAAAGGCTGGTGTCCTCTGCtgttcccagcctctgccttcacCCCACTCAGCTCTTGCTTAAGGGACCACCTACTCACTTTCAAGCATCTCACCATGGCCAGCCAAGTCTGCAAGAAGTCTTTCAGCAGTGGGAGCCGCAGCTTCTCTGGCTGTTCCGCCGTGGTtcctggccgaagcagcagcagcagcagcagcaccaggatgAGCTGTGTGGCCCGTTCGGCAGCAGCTGGCTCAGGGACCTCTGGGATCCGAGGGGTAGCAGGTGGCTTTGGCAGTCGCAGCCTCTATAACCTGGGTGGCCACAAGAGCATCTCCATGAGTGTGGCAGCTGGTGGCTCCCGGGCTGTTGGCTTTGGTGGAGGGCGGAGCATCTGTGGCAGTGGTTTTGGTGGAGGCTATGGAGGTGGCTTTGGTGGTGGCAGTGGAATGGGAGGTGATTTTGGGGGAGCAGGTGGTTTTGGGGGAGCAGGTGGCTTTGGTAGTCCTTGCAGAGGCATCCAGGAAGTGACTGTCAATCAaagcctgctgcagcccctcaaTGTGGAGATTGACCCGCAGATTGGGCAAGTGAGGGCCCAGGAGCGGGAGCAGATCAAGACCCTCAACAACAAGTTTGCTTCTTTCATTGACAAGGTGAGGATCAAACTCTTAGGCGCTGGGCGGGGTGGGAGGATGCTggtggggcctggccaggctctGTGGGGAATGGGGAGAGACCCTGCTCTTGTCCTGGCCTGCTCAGGTTCATCCAGCACAGGAGCTGGATTCTCTTGATCTGTTTTTCTCCAGTTGGGAAATGGGGGAAGAATTCCTGGGTCCTGATTTCCTTCTAGTGGTAAGGTGAGGACCAGTAGGGTGGGAACCCCAATGTGCCATCAGCTTTGTGGAAGAATGGGCTGGAACCACGGTATTTGCACAACTGCCTTTCCACTCCTCTTGAGAGACACCTGCTCAGGGCACTGCAAGCTTGCGTTAGTGCAAGCCCTGGGACTGCTAGCCAGTGGCAGAGCCTCTGAATGCATGGTATAGAGACAGGCCTTTTGGGGCTGGGAAGTCCCGGCAGCTGTAAGCCAAGAAACCCCCTGCACCCCATGCTCTCAACCAAGAGCTCTCCAAGTGTGCCACGTCTGAGGAGGGTTGGGCCTCGTGCTCGCTTTGTGTTGACTTCATGGGAGTGGGTCAAGCTTGCATCTGACAGggagattttccaactgctgattcattccccaaatggccacaatggccacaactgagaagatatgaagccaggagccaggagccaggagcctcttctaaatctcccacgtgggtgcaggggcccaatgcctTGCTGGTCACCTTTCAGTGcatctcaggtcattagcaggaggttggatccaaagtggagcaggtgggacttgaactgggacccgaatgggatgctggtacagcAAGAGGTGGCTTtgcctgctctgccacagtgtCAGCAATGTGTTCTCCCTTTTCTGAATCTGCATCCTTTCCAAGTCCCAAAACACAGAGCAGAGATGGAAGACCTGGGTTCCCTTCCTGCATCTCCACCTTTGGGGTGGGTGGCCTTACCTGTCCCACCAGGAGACCCActccttatctctctctcccttgcaggtgcGCTTCTTGGAGCAGCAGAACAAAGTCCTGGAGACCAAGTGGGCGCTGTTGCAGCAGCAGACCACGAGCTCTGGTGCCAGCCCCTCCAACCTGGAGCCCCTGTTTGAGTCCTACATCAGTTTTCTGCGCCAGCAGCTAGATTCACTCCTCGGAGAGAAGGGGGGCCGAGAAGGGGAGCTGAGAAGTGTGCAGGGCATGCTGGAGGACTTCAAGAAGAAGTGAGGGCCCCTCCCGGGGCAGTCACCCCTCTTGGGGGCATCCATGGAGGCGGGTGGTGCAAGCTTCTCACCTGGGATTTCCATTGCTCCTGATGCTGCCTTTAGTCAGTGCTGTGGGGGATTACATGAGAGAAGCAAGGCCAAGCAGAACGGCTCTGGTAATAGGACCAAAGCTCGTCTGAGCTTATTCTGTGCTGAGTTAAAGCTCTCCAGGACAGGGAGACCTCCACGCTTTCCAGTCCATGGGAATCACCTTGGGAACTTGTCCGGGTGTGCACTGCTCTCTATTCCAGTCTCTGAGGTCCTGAGTCAGTCTGGgtgttccccacccctggggtccTAAGCAGATGGACCGAGGCTGCACTTCATACTCTCTCAGTGGGCCCCATTGAGCCCCCTTTTCTGTACCTTTAgccatcttcctcctgagtcttctaAGCTGTAGTTCCCACTTCTTCTGGGGCCCTGGGCTGCTCAGAGTGGAGGAGATCCACATGTTCCCAGGACTCAGACTACAGGGCAAGTTGTACCTGCTCTAAAGAGGTCCCATTCCCATTcagctgcccaggccctgccagtACCCACTCTGGCTGGTTCCACACTGGGCATTGGGTGTTCAGTGGCAATTTTGGGTCACCTTGCTCAGAAACTTTGCTCCTGAATTATCCAGTATTCCATCTTTGTAAAAGCCAaactctttttaagaattttaaaagatctgtttattttgcccaaaagagttacatagagagggacagagagctcttccatctgttggttaacttcctaaatgaccaccGTGGCTAGAGCTGGACCCATCTGAAGCTgcgagacaggagcttctttcaggtctcccacatgggcatcagggtccaagggtttgggctgtcttctgctgctttcccaggctattagcaggatcagaggtggagcagctgggactctaaccagcgcctataagggatgctggtgctgcagtcgGCACTTgactcactataccacaacattGGCCTCCAAATCCAAATTCTTGGTAGGAGAGTTTAGTCCTTCACAGGCAGGGATCCCACAGCCTTGGTCCAAGTTCATTCTGATTCCAATTCCTGCAAGTCATCCAGGAAAGCAGAAATGCCTTATGAGAGCACTaatctctggctccctgctttgggcaCCTTGCACTTTGTGAAGCGGATCCAAGATCCTGGACAAGGAGTTGGGGTCCTTGAGATCTCCCCCCCAGCACCTCTGCTCCTCACTGCAGCCAAGCTGGGAGAGGTCTGGGGCACAAGGGCCATGGGATTTTCAGGGTTCAAGGCAACATGACAATGCAGGACCCTGTTAGAAAGTCACTGGGAATGTCAAGCTAGCTTGTGCCTGTGGTCAAGCATCCAGTGGCTCCGAAGCCTTTCCAAGTGAGCTCAGGATTCTTGCAGCTGTGGCTCAGGTCGCACGCCCAGGCAGCTTGTCCTGTCTACCTGTTGGAGATGCAGCGCCAGGGTTTGTAAGCCTCCTAGTATTCCTTCACTCCTGCAATGACATTGTCCTAAGGTACGTCCCCTTGTGTCCCAGGTACGAGGATGAGATCAACAAACGCACGACAGCTGAGAATGAGTTCGTGGCGCTCAAGAAGGTGGGGCAGCAGATTGAGCCTCTACTGgtgcggggagagagagagtgtgtgtgagagagagcaagtgagcatGAGCGCAGAGCTGGCTGAGGCGCAGGCTGTGGGTGGGGGCTCATGGTTCCCTTACTCCTTTGGAAGTGAGTGTCTTAAGGGAGGGTTAGTGGGGAAGGGATCTTCCAGTGCAAACATGGTGGGTGAAGAGATTCATAAGGTGGTGAGTGTTGTATGTGTGGTGTCCGTGGAGACCTTCGGCCCACAGTGGTAGCTTATTGGAACCAACTTTTATCAAAAACAGGTAGAGAGGCGGCCTTGCATCTAGTTGCGAGGTGGCGTTTTTGGTGTCTCACTCGCGTAGCTGGAGTGACTTGTGTGTCGATAAGACAGCCACTCCTGGCTAACATGGCTTTCATTTTGCTAAAGCTGTGAGGTTTGCTTGGTCAAAATAATGGAAAGAGGAGAACTACTTAgatgatcatttctttttttgctctAAAAGGAAAGGTGAGAAATTGCCATTGGAAAAGGGAGCTGGGGAGGGCCAATGAGGAGAGTTGAGGGGTAAGAAagggctggggagcagggggTGACTCTTGGTCTTCtgcccctttctccctcccccgccCTGCTGCAGGATGTGGACACGGCTCACGCGAGCACGGCAGAGCTACAGGCCAAGGCGCACAGCCTGACAGATGAGATCGGCTTCCTGAGGACCCTCTTCAACATGGTAACTTTCAGGCTCCAgcctcactgcctgcctccttCCAAGTCTGCTTCCATAGGCTAGGTTCTGGGTGCAGCCTCAAGGTCTAGTATTcttcaggctggagccaggcctgAAGTGTAAGCTGgcttttcattccttcctttgttttgcagaataattaatttaattatttgaaagccatagttaaagagaaagagggaaagagatcttctctccactggtttgcttcccagatgtctgtgatggctggggctgggtcggggcaaagccaggagccaggaccttctatcaggttttccacatgagtggtagggacccaaacatttgcgTCACCgtcagctgcttttccaaggccattagtagggaactgaattggaagtggagcagccaggacatgaactggtacccatgtgggatgccagcaatgcaggctgTAGCTCAAGCTACTGCAACACAACACCTGCCTGCCctgcaaatttcttttttctaactGTCCCACTCCTAGCCTTGGCTTTGGGGTATCTTTCCTGGTACAGGATCCTCAGCGTGCCCTAGGATGAGGAGCTGGGGAGAGAAATGTCTGTATTTATCGCAGGAGCTGTCCCAGATGCAGAGCCATGTCTCCGACACATCTGTGGTGCTGTCCATGGACAACAACCGCTCGCTGGACCTGGATAGCATCATCGCCGAGGTCAAGGCCCAGTATGAGGAGATCGCCCAAAGGAGTAAGGCGGAGGCCGAGGCACTGTACCAGACCAAGGTAGGAGCTTTGCCTTGTCCTGTAGCTCGAGTGTTGAGTCCTAAGGGCCTTCCTCAGGTGGCTGCTCTCACTTTGCCAAGCTCTGGGGGTTGATTTCTCATCTGCCAGCTTGGGGAGCTGCAGACCACGGCTGGCAGGCAAGGCGATGACCTGAAGAGCACCAAGAGCGAGATCACGgagctcaacaggctgatccagAGGTTGCGGGCCGAGATTGAGAGCATCAAGAAGCAGGTGGGTTCCACTTCACCCAGGGCCCTGTGGAGCTCTCCTGGCCCTTCCCAGGGAGAAGGGTGTGCCTCCCTGTCCCTTTGGGGTGTTCAGTATGGGAGGGCatcctctcctggaactcctgttCTCCCAGATGCTCCTCTTGCAGGCTGGGCTTCTCACAGCCATCTCTCAGGGAAGAGACTACCTGGTCTGGTTTGCCCAGCAAATCTCCCAGCCACAGGGCTGGCCTGTGGGACACAGCCCACACCAGGATGGCGGCCCCAGAGGAGATGTCTAGCATGTTCTTCTCAGGACCTTCATGGCTGCCATGCCTCTCTGGCGGGACATGCTCAGGCGAGGGAGGTTTTCAGACTTTGCAAAAAAGCCCAGATAAATGTCAGGAATTCTATACATACCAGCTCAGGAAAACACACCATGTTGCTCTACTTGCGGACATAAGAGCACATCAACATGTTGTAAAATtaacttcttttctctttctttctttctttctttctttctttctttctttctttctttctttctttctttctttctttctttctttcttttttctctctttctctctttctctcttttttactaGGCGGCCTACTGAGCTTTCTATGGAGGACAGGGAGGGTTGTGAGATGGCACATGGAGATCTCCTCTCTGGTTAGCAGAGTGTCTGTTTCCTGTTGCCCATGCTAACAGATTTTCTACCATCCCCTGCCCCCAGAATGCCAGCCTGCAATCAGCCATCACTGACGCCGAGCAGCGTGGGGAGCTGGCCCTCCAGGATGCTAATGCCAAGCTGGCCGAGCTGCAGGCCGCACTGCAGAAGGCCAAGGATGACCTGGCCCGGCTGCTACGCGACTACCAGGAGCTCATGACTGTGAAGCTGGCCCTGGACGTAGAGATCGCCACCTACTGCAAGCTGCTGGAGGGCGAGGAGAGCAGGTGCGGGGCCATGGGTGGGATTTTAGATTGACCTTTGGTTATGAAGAAAGCAGGCATAAAGACAAAGAGGGGGCACTCCAGATAATGGACCAGGAGTTTCCTGAGTGAAGGATTGAAGTCCTTCTATGTTTTTTCAGTCAAGCTCATTCACATCTCTGATTCTTTGGGAAGGTCAGCATTACACTGCATGCATCTATTTCCACGTGAGCGAGGCACCAGGAAAAGTCCCTGGGCAGTTACAATAGCAGTTATAGCCCAGTGTTGTGCTCTGGAACTCTTGGGGATGACAAAGTGACCTACATGGGTGCTATGCAGTGCAGGAGCCAATAGACATTTGTAGTGTGGATCTTGAGAGCCACTGAAAAGCCAGTTTTTGCATTTAATTCCATTAACTCAAATAACCCCGTATGGCTAGAGGTTCCCATACTTGCTTGCTGAGTACCAGTCTTGTAACTCCCAACTGCTGAGGCTGTCTATCTCAGGAGGTGCTTGAACAAGTGTCATATAAGGGCTTAGCGCTTAGCAAGTGACTCCCTGTTGCTCAGAGTGTGCAGTATCAAGCCATCTCTCTTCTACCCTGCCCTGTGCAACCTGTGCTCTGAGCCTCTGTCTCCAGAAGGCTCCCAATCTGAGGGAGGAAGCTGAACCCATGCACGAGAGGGAAAGGAGATGTTGAAAAGGGAAAGGGTTAAGATGGAGTTAAGTGTGTTGATAGTTATGTGGTGAGGTCAGAGGGCACATGTGGGCAAGGGGTCCAGACATGGAAAGATGCCTTTGTGGACAGGAGTGAAGTAGGTGGACGGCGGGAATAGGGTTTTCTCAAAACCATCATTATGTTCCTCTTgtgttttctgaaagatttacatggaaaaggagagacagaaagagatcttccatccactggttcactccccaaatggctacaatagctagagctgggccagtctgaaaccaggagccaggagcatcttcaggatctcccatgtgggtgtagaggcccaaggacttgggctagtctccacagctttcccattCCATTAatatggagttggatgggaagtggagtagctggaacttgagctgGCACTCAGATGGTGTGTCAGCTCTATAGACCAaaaacctactatgccacagtactggtttccctcttctccccatacttttttttttaaccttgaacCACCAACACTGTGAGAAGGCTCACTGAGGCAGGCTCCCTGGAATAGGAAGTTTATAATAAACACTTCAGGACTGGTGGAGAAGAAAGATaggcccacatgggtgagggTATCTGTGGGGGATGATCCTTGAGGACTGGCTAAGCAGGTTGGCAAGTGGAGGCTGGTGGTTTGTCCAGAGCACACAATATTTAGGGTTGTGGACGAGACAGAGTGTGGTGGGTGGAGAGCCCAGAAGTTTCATCCTCAAAGCAGCTCTCTTTTTCTAGAGAGATGTGGCTGGCCTTGTAATAGGCTTGGAAAGTCTTATCTGTTCTAGGAGTTTGACGTTTTGTAGCATCATTTGGAAAGTGTGGCTCCCAAGGTTATGAACCCTtagttctttttctaaaaaaaaattatgcaacagagagagagagagagagagagagagaaagagagagagagagagatatgttaTACCTAGTGGTTCACTACCAAAATACCTGTAACAAGTGGGACTTGGTTAGGCCCAAGGCaatagcctggaactccatctgattctcctacataggtgacagagatccaagtacttgaaccatcctctactctCTCCCAGGTGcgaatcagcagggagctggaatccgaagcagagccaggacttgggcccaggcactctgatgttggGTGGGGGCATCTCAGGTGGAGTCTTAGGCACCCTTTGCCCTTAGCTCCTCAGCCATGGGCTCATCAGAGAAATGATTTCACCTCCTTTTCACCCCTTTCAGAATGTCTGGAGAGTGCCAGGACGCAGTGAGCATCTGTAAGTAGCACATTCAACACCTTCCCTCTGTGTTGTCCTAAAGTCCACTAGGAATGTCCCCTCTGCCTGATCTTCAGACAAGAGGGTCTGGCCTGGCCAAAGAGCTCAGATGAGAGTAGGAGGCTGTCAGACCATTTCTACACACTCTATCTCTGGTGTCAGCCATCCCTGTGGTCTTAAGGAGTGCCCTTGCTTGTTGGGAAATGACCTTGAGTTTGCTTCTAGTTCCTGTACTCAGGAAAGGCCACCTAAGGGTCAGATTCACTCTTACTCTGCAGGCTGAAGTCCAAGAGCAGTTGAGCATCTTTCTTTGAGGCCCGTGGCTGGTGCGACAAGGGCTGGGGTAGTGACGTAGAACCGGGCCGCTGTCCTTCTAAGCCTTTTGCTCAAATTGAACCCCTGCTGTTCTCCTGCAGCAGTGGTCAACCATGTCACCAGCGTAAGCAGTGGCTCTGGTGGAAGCCGTGGAGGTTTCAGAGGGGCTGGTGACAGCAGCAGTGGCGGCTACAGGGGCGGTAGcggcagtggcagcagcaacagcagcagcagcggctacagAGGAGTCAGCAGTAACAGCAGTGGTGGCTacgggggcagcagcagcagcaccaccaacagcagTGGTTACAGAGGAGTCAGcggtggcggcagcagcagcgggcgCATGGACAGCAGCGAGGGCTATCTGAGTGGCAGCCACTCTGAGAGCCAGAGTGGAAGGGGCTCTGGCTCTGGCAGTGTGCAGACCTCTGGTGGCAGTGGCTACAGGCCTGCTGGTGAAGGCAGCACCAGCATCCGCTTCTCCCAGACCTCCAGCTCAAGGCAGCAATGCTCCAAGTGATGCTATGGTCCAAGGCTCCAAACATGTACCTGCTGCCCTCTCAGCCTGTAACCAACACGTCTCTGCCTGGCACTGAGTGATGTATCAGCCATGCTTTCCAGCCTGAGCCCCTATCCTCTCTGCCTCCAAGCCCTCTCCTAGGCCACTGAGGTCCAGCTGCCAGTCTGGAATGAAGATGCCCTGACTCTGGATGGCTACACCTGAGCCCACATCTGTCTCTTATTCCTGATCTAGCTGACCCCTCTCTGTCCCTGTGGTGCAATGGTCTGTCATGAGCATATCCCAACACCGCTCAAGGAAGTCAATGTCATGGGCTTAGGGCTGGTAGGTGAATGTGGAAGGTCAATATCTCTGGACTCTTGGTTCCTAGAGTGCCCTCTGACCTTCTAGCCTAGTTTACTTCTGTCCCCTTAATTCCCTGAGCTGTGGCTCCTCTGGTGATGGGTGTGTCACATTTTTAGTCTCTCAATAAACTGCATTGTATTGCACATCCTGGTGTTTGATTTTCATGTATGGGATCACAACATACATCAAGCATGGAGAGGAGTCTGGTGTGTGAGGGATGGCCTCCTCAAAACTCAGTAGTGGATATAAAGGCCATTAGCCCACTTGATTGGGCCCTGGTGTCAAGGCTGTCCCAGGGTGTTTTTGTTATTCTAAGCCCCAAGTTATCTCCCACCCATCCTGCAGCCTCTGCGCAGACCTCCCTGACCTATCTCTGGAGGGACGGTGGTACCATTCTCCATGAAGCAGATCCATGGCTACTTAGGCTCATTTGTTTCATCCCTGCACTGCCAGACACAGAACAAATTTTCCCTCTGTACACCAGATCCTCAGTTCTAGATTTTGTGGCTTTTATGAGTTTGTGGGAAATGAGTGTATGGACAAGATGCATGTGCATTACCCTTTTAATATATCtagttgaaaagcagaagagacaaGGATTAAAGGGAGGAGGGGTTGGGAATGGCAGAAGGAGGAGGGTGAACTGATGGAGCAGAGAATTAGATGGGATGACATAGGGGTGGACATCTTCAGCTTTGtccaagaagaaacagaagtaaGCGGTGGAAGCAGGTAAAAATGGAGACATGGAGAGGATACTGAGGCAAGACCCATTCCAACAGCTTCCATGTTCCTGTGGAAGTAGAAAACCATGTCCTCTTTCGATACAAGGGGCTGATATCTGAGAAGAGGCTGGAGGAGAGAGGTGGAAGTTTGGGACATGTATGAGAAGTTGACTGGTCAAGGGAGAGATTGGCACCCACCTGAGGGTGGAATTCGTAGCAGCTGGGCCACAGGTGACAGCCGTGTGATAGGCCTCCCCACCCACAAGGGCTCATCCTCCAAGCTAGGAGAGGGAAAGAtggcaccttgatcttgaactaTTCCAACTGGACAGCTGCAGTGCCCAGCCTGGGTTACCCTTGAAccttcctcacctctcctctTGGGTGGTACTTTTGGGCTGGGATGGTGAGGGAATGTGGGCAAAGCTGCCAGTGTGACTTCCTTCCTGCCAACTCAAGAGTAGTTACCTGTGAGCCCAGCAAGGTTTTGACTACAACACTCCACACTCCTATCCATATCCTGCCACGACTTGAGATCTAAGGTTATGGAAAAACCAGCAAATATAATCAAAGATGAATATGCAGTTGTCTTGAAAACTTTGCATGCGGCTTATTCTCATTTCACAAGGGTCTTCTGGAATCATGGTGAAACGTAAATGATTATTTAAATCAACATTATTGTCATTTTACCCATGTGGGGGAAAGCAAGTCCAGAGAGGTCAAGGTCACATTGTTGGTCACCGCATtgccacaccgttgtgtccggtgctttcctgtatctgtcagtcttcaggtgcccctctgctattgttctgtcttctatttcctgaaatgtgccctctttgcttcacacttggtaatgtttctctgtctgtttcaatgtgtccttacccattctgccatcttgattcaccAAGGTCACATTTTGTCACAGGGAGAGCCAGGGCATTGAGCATGGGTAGtagggctacagcacccatgtCTGGGACTTCCAAGCTAAGCTATCACTCTGGTGTGCTGGAGAGGAGGGTAGTCTCCTATCTTTGAAGGCAGAAGCCACTTGACTCAGGCCTTTGGGTATTTAGACCCCAGGTTGAGGAGCTCTGCCCTGTCCTTGGTGCTGAAACTGGTTTTATGCCTATAGTGCTTTCAGGAGGCTGCACCACCATCATTCCCTCTCAACTCAACTTCTCCCAGTCCCTCTTTTGTGCCGATTACTTGCATTTGATTGTACTCTTCCTGTCCAAGGTCAAGTAAATATTTGGTTCACTTTGTTGTGTTCTCTGTAAAACTAAAActgtaagattttctttctcagaGTCTTTATGGCTAATAAAATGCATTGACTtgtagatgttttctttttcttaaaaaaggtttaattttattggaaaggcagacttacagaaagaaggagagacagcgagaaggatcttctatccgctggttcactccccaaatggttgcaatgcctggagctgagccgatttggaGTCAGGAGTCCTCTCCAGGGTTCTCCTAcctgaatgcagggtcccaagtctttgggtcatcctccgccacttttccaggccacaagaatggaactggatgggaagtgaagaagccaggacaggaactcacacccatatgggatccccacccatgcaaagggaggatttagtCAATTAAGCCATTACACCAGCCTCAAGAATGTTctttatatttctctttctggAGAGTATTT contains:
- the LOC101523923 gene encoding keratin, type II cytoskeletal 2 oral; the protein is MASQVCKKSFSSGSRSFSGCSAVVPGRSSSSSSSTRMSCVARSAAAGSGTSGIRGVAGGFGSRSLYNLGGHKSISMSVAAGGSRAVGFGGGRSICGSGFGGGYGGGFGGGSGMGGDFGGAGGFGGAGGFGSPCRGIQEVTVNQSLLQPLNVEIDPQIGQVRAQEREQIKTLNNKFASFIDKVRFLEQQNKVLETKWALLQQQTTSSGASPSNLEPLFESYISFLRQQLDSLLGEKGGREGELRSVQGMLEDFKKKYEDEINKRTTAENEFVALKKDVDTAHASTAELQAKAHSLTDEIGFLRTLFNMSHVSDTSVVLSMDNNRSLDLDSIIAEVKAQYEEIAQRSKAEAEALYQTKLGELQTTAGRQGDDLKSTKSEITELNRLIQRLRAEIESIKKQNASLQSAITDAEQRGELALQDANAKLAELQAALQKAKDDLARLLRDYQELMTVKLALDVEIATYCKLLEGEESRMSGECQDAVSISVVNHVTSVSSGSGGSRGGFRGAGDSSSGGYRGGSGSGSSNSSSSGYRGVSSNSSGGYGGSSSSTTNSSGYRGVSGGGSSSGRMDSSEGYLSGSHSESQSGRGSGSGSVQTSGGSGYRPAGEGSTSIRFSQTSSSRQQCSK